One genomic window of Candidatus Pseudobacter hemicellulosilyticus includes the following:
- a CDS encoding helix-turn-helix transcriptional regulator: MRKKVKTKKDYSQLKKQFGENLQKIRLSKGLSLREVAQNCDLDDSNISKMEHGRFNVQISTLYELAKGLELHPSELLKYDFE, translated from the coding sequence ATGAGAAAGAAAGTAAAAACCAAGAAAGATTATAGCCAGCTGAAAAAGCAGTTTGGTGAAAATCTGCAGAAGATCAGGCTCAGCAAGGGGCTTAGCCTTAGGGAGGTAGCGCAGAATTGCGACCTCGACGACAGTAATATCTCGAAAATGGAGCACGGAAGGTTTAACGTTCAAATATCCACGCTGTATGAACTGGCCAAAGGGCTGGAACTGCATCCCTCCGAACTCCTTAAGTATGACTTTGAATAA
- a CDS encoding group III truncated hemoglobin: MKPAIQNREDVITLIDAFYRKARKDELIGPIFQEVIGSNWDRHMPIMYDFWEGILFHTDQYAGNPMQVHQQLNRRIPLQAAHFDRWKQLFLDTTRELFEGPKAELAMQRAVSIATMMQIKLATGGQ; this comes from the coding sequence ATGAAACCTGCTATCCAGAACCGCGAAGATGTGATCACCCTTATTGATGCTTTTTACCGGAAGGCCCGGAAAGACGAACTCATTGGCCCTATTTTCCAGGAAGTGATCGGCAGCAACTGGGACCGGCATATGCCCATTATGTATGATTTCTGGGAGGGTATTCTGTTCCATACAGATCAGTATGCCGGCAACCCCATGCAGGTACACCAGCAGCTGAACCGCCGCATTCCCCTGCAGGCTGCTCATTTTGACCGCTGGAAACAGCTGTTCCTGGACACCACCCGTGAACTGTTTGAAGGGCCTAAGGCTGAGCTGGCCATGCAGCGGGCCGTTTCCATTGCTACCATGATGCAGATCAAGCTGGCCACCGGCGGCCAATAG
- a CDS encoding chloride channel protein: protein MMPILSEVRNRAKQVFDRISNERVKKNILQAIPFWVGSLLTGLVAVLYAHLFSWAEAGTAWVMDHYRWGLFLLTPVCFLLAWWLVVRWSPFARGSGIPQVIAAIELATPRDAHKTNRLLSLRVLLVKIGSSLLMVFGGGIVGREGPTIQIAGSIFRKVNQWLPSWWPAISKRNMILTGAAAGLAAAFNTPLGGFVFTVEELTKTHISFFRTALFTAIIIAGLTAQALLGPYLYLGYPDVNNLSPWLFFTVILVAIVAGSAGAGMAKLILRTLAWAGALSRSRKAWYVAGCALLVAAMGYFFHSAAIGSGKEIMTHTLFTADKHLPWYLPLLRMLGSLVSFTTGAAGGVFAPSLSAGAAIGSVLSGWLELSPTNTNLIILAGMVAFLTGVTRTPFTSAILVLEMTDRHGVIFHLMLAAMIAGLAAYLIDKRSFYDHLKTKFVQELEKQPAQKELLSSPQPSAGADCSTTDQPLPPEAPAGKL, encoded by the coding sequence ATGATGCCAATTCTTAGTGAGGTCCGTAACCGGGCAAAGCAGGTATTTGACAGGATCAGCAATGAGCGGGTAAAAAAGAATATCCTGCAGGCTATCCCATTCTGGGTAGGCAGTCTACTGACCGGCCTGGTGGCTGTTTTATATGCCCATCTTTTTTCCTGGGCCGAAGCGGGTACCGCCTGGGTCATGGACCATTATCGCTGGGGACTCTTCCTGCTGACCCCCGTCTGTTTCCTGCTGGCCTGGTGGTTGGTGGTCCGCTGGTCGCCCTTTGCCAGAGGCAGCGGAATTCCCCAGGTGATAGCCGCCATAGAGCTGGCCACGCCCAGGGATGCCCATAAGACCAACCGCCTGCTGAGCCTGCGGGTACTGCTGGTCAAGATCGGCTCCAGCCTGCTGATGGTTTTTGGCGGAGGCATTGTTGGCCGGGAAGGACCTACCATCCAGATCGCCGGTTCTATCTTCCGCAAAGTGAACCAATGGCTGCCGTCCTGGTGGCCCGCCATCTCCAAACGCAATATGATCCTCACCGGCGCTGCCGCCGGCCTGGCCGCCGCCTTTAATACGCCATTGGGCGGCTTTGTATTCACGGTGGAGGAACTGACCAAAACACATATCAGCTTTTTCCGTACGGCCCTGTTCACTGCCATTATCATTGCGGGCCTCACAGCCCAGGCTTTGCTGGGTCCCTATCTTTACCTGGGCTATCCCGATGTAAATAACCTTTCACCCTGGCTGTTCTTTACTGTGATCCTGGTAGCTATAGTGGCGGGATCCGCCGGCGCCGGTATGGCAAAATTGATCCTGCGGACGCTGGCCTGGGCAGGCGCCCTGAGCAGGTCCCGCAAAGCCTGGTATGTAGCGGGTTGCGCACTGCTGGTAGCCGCCATGGGCTATTTTTTCCATAGCGCCGCCATTGGCTCCGGTAAGGAGATCATGACACATACCCTGTTCACAGCGGATAAACACCTGCCCTGGTACCTGCCCCTGCTGCGCATGCTGGGCTCCCTGGTCTCTTTTACCACGGGAGCGGCAGGCGGTGTATTTGCGCCCTCGCTATCCGCCGGCGCCGCTATTGGCTCTGTATTATCAGGCTGGCTGGAGCTATCTCCCACCAATACCAACCTGATCATCCTGGCGGGTATGGTGGCTTTCCTGACCGGTGTTACCCGTACGCCTTTTACTTCTGCTATCCTGGTGCTGGAGATGACTGACCGCCATGGCGTCATCTTTCACCTCATGCTGGCCGCTATGATAGCCGGCCTGGCCGCCTACCTGATTGATAAACGCTCCTTTTATGATCACCTGAAAACAAAATTTGTGCAGGAGCTGGAAAAGCAGCCGGCGCAAAAGGAATTATTGAGCAGTCCCCAACCTTCTGCAGGGGCGGATTGTTCTACAACAGACCAGCCGCTTCCCCCGGAAGCACCGGCCGGCAAATTGTAA
- the atpG gene encoding ATP synthase F1 subunit gamma, protein MAGQLKEVRNRIKSVQNTQQITKAMKMVSAAKLRKAQDAIVQMRPYSRKLQEVLSNIASNTEGDMGMNLAVERPVEKVLLIVITSDRGLCGAYNANIIKLTRQLIREKYAAQFAKGNVHIWNIGKKGFEHFAKNRFNANETYKDIFHRLSFEGVQSCAQAAVKAFEAKEYDVVELIYSEFRNAATQKFTIERFLPIPKVEKKEGSNKKVDFIFEPSKNELIAELMPKILNTQLFKAVLDAHASEHGARMTAMDKATENANEMLRSLKISYNRARQAAITTELTEIVSGAAALQG, encoded by the coding sequence ATGGCAGGCCAGTTAAAAGAAGTACGTAACAGGATCAAATCAGTACAGAACACCCAGCAGATCACCAAGGCCATGAAAATGGTCAGTGCGGCTAAATTAAGAAAGGCCCAGGACGCCATTGTGCAGATGCGCCCCTATAGCCGGAAGCTGCAGGAAGTGCTGAGTAATATCGCCAGCAATACGGAAGGGGATATGGGAATGAACCTGGCTGTGGAGCGCCCCGTGGAAAAAGTACTGCTGATTGTGATCACCAGTGACCGCGGTCTCTGTGGTGCGTACAATGCCAACATCATTAAACTGACCCGCCAGCTGATCCGCGAAAAATATGCAGCCCAGTTTGCCAAAGGCAATGTGCATATCTGGAACATTGGTAAAAAAGGATTTGAGCATTTTGCCAAGAACAGGTTCAATGCCAACGAAACCTATAAAGATATTTTCCATCGCCTGAGCTTTGAAGGGGTACAGTCCTGCGCCCAGGCTGCTGTAAAAGCTTTCGAAGCCAAAGAGTATGACGTGGTGGAACTCATCTACAGCGAGTTCAGGAACGCAGCCACGCAGAAGTTCACCATTGAACGTTTCCTCCCCATCCCTAAAGTGGAAAAGAAAGAAGGCAGCAACAAGAAAGTCGATTTCATTTTCGAGCCTTCCAAGAATGAGCTGATCGCGGAGCTGATGCCCAAGATCCTCAATACCCAGCTGTTCAAGGCTGTACTGGATGCCCACGCTTCTGAGCATGGAGCCCGGATGACTGCCATGGACAAGGCCACTGAAAATGCCAACGAAATGTTGCGCAGCCTCAAGATCTCCTACAACCGTGCCCGCCAGGCGGCTATCACTACCGAGCTGACAGAGATCGTGAGCGGTGCGGCGGCCTTGCAGGGATAA
- a CDS encoding glycoside hydrolase family 2 TIM barrel-domain containing protein, which produces MKKTSTCLVALISFLGMLLPAHPGRAQLRPGIDYPAEIENPEVIGINKEPAHATLMPYASLTEALQAKRHASSFSRSLNGNWKFNWVPSPEQRPVDFYKTSYDVSGWKEISVPSNWEVQGYGTPFYRNFGYTIKKDFPRIMSTPDERYTAFKERNPVGSYRRNFEVPASWNGRRTFITFDGVDCAFFIWVNGEKVGYSVNSRNAAEFDLTKYIRPGSNTLAVEVYQYSSGTWLEDQDMWRLHGIFRNVTLWSAPQLHIRDFFVKQDLDKQYKNATVDVIAKVKNYGDAASKAQTLTASLYNAAGKVVAKGTVQGHALTAGQEETLNIQFPVSNPVKWTAETPNLYTVVLAGAGGELLSSRIGFRKAEIKGRVFTVNGVPIKLKGVNRHEHWSDVGHAVTEAQMIRDLEVIKQGNCNHIRTSHYSNDPRWYELCDEWGIWLVAEANAECHGLSGRFDEEPTMKAAIVDRNVANTENFKNHPSVLIWSLGNECGGVGSNFVAAMDAVKKIDPTRFVHYERFGIGKKNPSDFDGKMYGVPNDFANVARDSKLTKPFYICEFAHAMFNSMGSLSEYVTVFDEHPEILGGAIWEYQDQALLNNRNPQHSILAYGGGFDEFPNDHYFIHKGVVAWDRKTIKPHYPEMKKSFQWIGTTLTDTAKGVLTIRNKYQFISLAGFTAYWSLTENGKEIAKGTLPLPAIKPLEQGTVTVPYTIRDPLPNAEYFLRIGYAQKEKTIWADKGFEVASEQFQLPVVTPDLFAPPSSDPPLTIKQDQQTLRVSGGGFALQFDKQTGHLTQLEKEGTNLLTPDGAPGLILWRAAHRTDDIWAHKQWEKHGVNALTFSLEDFKVVPEDNGSYVNVIARIKATGKEGFAAIHTATYQISYLGDVIVDNQVQFEGPRINLARIGVRFGFNPQLDHMAYFGRGPLENYADRKTASDVGLYELGVKEQYEYEKPMERGNHEDVRWARLQGSNIPSLRVTADSKLMQVSALPHTDEQMFPVEYKIDLPASQATWFCLSTKTLGVGSNGCGPRPLEPYMLWSDNTSFKYTLQLKGE; this is translated from the coding sequence ATGAAAAAAACAAGTACCTGCCTCGTAGCCCTTATCAGCTTCCTGGGTATGCTGTTGCCTGCCCATCCCGGCAGGGCACAGCTCCGGCCCGGTATCGATTACCCCGCTGAAATTGAAAACCCCGAAGTGATCGGCATCAACAAAGAACCGGCACATGCCACCCTGATGCCCTACGCCAGTCTCACCGAAGCCCTGCAGGCCAAACGCCATGCCAGCTCTTTCTCCCGCAGCCTGAACGGTAACTGGAAATTCAACTGGGTGCCCAGTCCTGAACAAAGGCCAGTAGATTTTTACAAGACCAGCTATGACGTGTCCGGCTGGAAAGAAATTTCTGTTCCTTCCAACTGGGAAGTACAGGGCTACGGCACGCCTTTCTACCGCAACTTCGGTTATACCATCAAGAAGGATTTTCCCCGTATCATGAGTACGCCCGATGAACGCTACACCGCGTTCAAGGAGCGTAATCCTGTAGGCAGTTACCGGCGCAATTTTGAGGTTCCCGCCAGCTGGAACGGCCGCCGCACCTTTATTACCTTTGATGGCGTTGACTGCGCCTTTTTCATCTGGGTCAATGGTGAAAAAGTAGGCTACAGCGTCAATAGTCGCAACGCCGCTGAATTTGACCTGACAAAATACATCAGACCAGGCAGCAATACCCTGGCCGTGGAAGTATACCAGTACAGCTCCGGCACCTGGCTGGAAGACCAGGACATGTGGCGCCTCCATGGCATCTTCCGCAACGTCACGCTCTGGTCTGCACCGCAGCTGCATATCCGCGACTTCTTCGTCAAACAGGACCTGGACAAACAATATAAAAACGCCACCGTTGACGTAATTGCCAAAGTGAAGAACTATGGCGATGCCGCCAGCAAGGCCCAGACCCTCACCGCCAGCCTCTACAATGCCGCCGGCAAAGTAGTAGCCAAAGGCACGGTACAGGGACATGCGCTGACTGCCGGACAGGAAGAAACACTCAACATTCAATTCCCGGTGAGCAACCCGGTCAAATGGACCGCTGAAACACCCAACCTGTACACCGTAGTACTGGCAGGCGCCGGCGGAGAGCTGCTATCCTCCAGGATCGGCTTCCGCAAAGCGGAGATCAAAGGCCGCGTCTTTACCGTGAATGGTGTGCCCATCAAACTGAAAGGCGTTAACAGGCACGAACACTGGTCGGATGTAGGCCATGCCGTTACGGAAGCACAGATGATCCGCGACCTGGAAGTGATCAAACAGGGCAATTGCAACCATATCCGCACCAGCCACTATTCCAATGATCCCCGCTGGTATGAACTCTGTGATGAATGGGGTATCTGGCTGGTGGCCGAAGCCAATGCAGAATGCCATGGCTTATCCGGCCGCTTTGATGAAGAGCCCACCATGAAAGCCGCCATTGTAGACCGCAATGTGGCCAATACTGAGAATTTTAAGAACCATCCCTCCGTACTGATCTGGTCGCTCGGCAACGAATGCGGCGGTGTAGGCAGCAATTTTGTAGCTGCTATGGATGCCGTGAAAAAGATTGACCCCACCCGCTTTGTACACTATGAACGTTTTGGCATCGGCAAAAAGAATCCGTCTGATTTTGATGGGAAGATGTATGGCGTGCCCAATGATTTTGCCAACGTAGCGCGCGACAGCAAACTGACCAAGCCTTTTTATATCTGTGAATTTGCCCATGCCATGTTCAATTCCATGGGTTCCCTGTCAGAATATGTGACCGTATTTGATGAGCATCCCGAAATACTGGGCGGCGCCATCTGGGAATACCAGGACCAGGCCCTGCTGAACAACCGCAATCCCCAGCATTCTATCCTGGCCTATGGCGGCGGCTTTGACGAGTTTCCCAATGATCATTATTTCATTCATAAAGGCGTAGTAGCCTGGGACCGGAAAACCATCAAGCCCCACTACCCTGAAATGAAAAAGTCCTTCCAGTGGATCGGCACTACCCTGACCGATACCGCCAAAGGCGTACTGACCATCCGGAATAAGTACCAGTTCATCTCCCTGGCTGGCTTCACCGCCTACTGGAGCCTTACTGAAAATGGTAAAGAAATAGCCAAAGGCACACTGCCTTTACCAGCCATCAAACCGCTGGAACAGGGCACCGTAACCGTTCCTTATACCATCAGGGACCCGCTGCCGAACGCTGAATATTTCCTGCGTATCGGGTATGCGCAAAAAGAAAAAACAATATGGGCTGATAAAGGATTTGAAGTGGCATCCGAGCAGTTCCAGCTGCCCGTGGTTACTCCGGATTTATTTGCTCCACCCAGCAGTGATCCTCCCTTAACAATAAAACAGGACCAGCAGACGCTCCGCGTCAGCGGCGGTGGCTTTGCCCTGCAGTTTGACAAGCAGACCGGCCACCTGACCCAACTGGAAAAAGAGGGGACGAACCTGCTTACGCCGGACGGCGCCCCCGGATTGATCCTCTGGCGTGCCGCGCACCGGACCGATGATATCTGGGCGCATAAGCAATGGGAAAAACATGGCGTCAATGCATTGACATTCTCGCTGGAAGACTTTAAAGTGGTGCCTGAGGACAACGGCTCTTATGTAAATGTCATAGCCCGCATCAAAGCCACCGGCAAGGAAGGATTTGCAGCCATCCATACGGCTACCTACCAGATCAGCTATCTGGGAGATGTTATAGTTGATAACCAGGTACAGTTTGAAGGGCCCCGGATCAACCTGGCCCGGATCGGTGTACGGTTTGGGTTCAATCCGCAGCTGGACCATATGGCTTATTTTGGTCGCGGCCCGCTGGAGAACTATGCCGATCGTAAAACAGCATCCGATGTAGGCTTGTACGAGCTGGGCGTAAAGGAACAATACGAATATGAAAAGCCTATGGAACGCGGTAACCATGAAGACGTAAGATGGGCCAGGCTGCAGGGCAGTAACATCCCCTCTTTACGGGTGACAGCAGACAGCAAGCTGATGCAGGTGTCTGCGCTGCCGCATACAGATGAGCAGATGTTCCCTGTTGAATACAAGATTGACCTGCCCGCCAGCCAGGCAACATGGTTTTGCTTATCCACTAAAACACTGGGTGTAGGCTCCAACGGTTGCGGCCCCAGGCCACTGGAACCCTACATGCTCTGGTCTGATAATACGAGCTTTAAGTATACACTGCAGCTGAAGGGCGAGTAA
- the surE gene encoding 5'/3'-nucleotidase SurE yields the protein MSTQPAEQDKPVILVTNDDGISAPGIHNLVEAVKDLGKIVVVAPDKPQSGMGHAITIGQPLRLHPMPGFDGIEAYQCSGTPVDCVKLAVDKILHRKPDLCLSGINHGANHSINVIYSGTMSAAVEAAIESIPSVGFSLLDYSIEADFTAARQYARLIVEQLLQNTPDRHMILNVNIPAVPPELIKGLRICRQAYAKYEEDFLERQDPTGRNYYWLTGQFVNFDEGTDTDVWALENNYVSVVPVQFDLTNYVLKEKLEKMWKQQ from the coding sequence ATGAGTACACAGCCAGCCGAGCAGGACAAACCAGTGATCCTGGTCACCAATGACGATGGGATCAGCGCCCCCGGTATCCACAACCTGGTGGAAGCCGTCAAAGACCTGGGAAAGATCGTAGTGGTAGCACCCGATAAGCCCCAGTCGGGCATGGGTCATGCCATTACCATCGGCCAGCCCCTGCGCCTCCATCCCATGCCCGGCTTTGATGGTATAGAAGCCTACCAGTGCTCCGGCACCCCGGTAGACTGCGTCAAGCTGGCGGTGGACAAGATCCTGCACCGCAAACCCGATCTCTGCCTCAGCGGTATCAACCATGGCGCCAACCATTCCATCAATGTCATTTACTCCGGCACCATGTCCGCCGCCGTGGAAGCAGCCATCGAAAGCATCCCCTCCGTAGGATTCTCCCTGCTGGACTATAGCATAGAAGCAGATTTCACCGCCGCCCGGCAATATGCCCGGCTCATTGTGGAACAACTGCTCCAGAATACGCCCGACCGGCATATGATCCTCAATGTGAACATCCCGGCCGTACCCCCGGAACTGATCAAGGGCCTCCGCATCTGCCGGCAGGCCTATGCCAAGTATGAAGAGGATTTCCTGGAAAGACAAGACCCTACCGGCCGTAATTATTACTGGCTCACCGGCCAGTTCGTGAATTTTGACGAAGGGACAGATACCGATGTATGGGCCCTGGAGAATAACTATGTGAGCGTAGTGCCCGTACAGTTTGACCTCACGAATTACGTGCTGAAGGAAAAGCTCGAAAAAATGTGGAAACAACAATAA
- a CDS encoding zinc ribbon domain-containing protein, whose protein sequence is MERNYKVCQSCGMPIRNHEDRGANADGSKNSLFCHHCFQDGRFTARNITLDDMKERVRGKLKENGVPGFMTGLFTWNMHKLERWREHSIAVE, encoded by the coding sequence ATGGAAAGGAATTACAAAGTCTGTCAGTCCTGTGGAATGCCCATCCGCAATCATGAGGACAGGGGCGCCAATGCCGACGGGAGTAAAAACTCATTGTTCTGCCATCATTGTTTTCAGGATGGCCGCTTTACTGCCCGCAATATTACACTCGATGACATGAAAGAGCGTGTGCGCGGAAAATTAAAGGAGAACGGGGTGCCCGGATTCATGACCGGTCTCTTTACCTGGAATATGCATAAGCTGGAACGCTGGCGGGAACATTCCATTGCAGTAGAATAA
- the scpB gene encoding SMC-Scp complex subunit ScpB produces MEIGNLIPHIEALIFASEKPLTSMEITELINNAFGFMEDKIVLDQVETSLEGIVEKYSAEFYPFEVRESGGGWQFLTKRDYHKTVAQLNGDKFLKRLSTAALETLSIVAYKQPVTKAEIEAIRGVSSDYAIQKLLEKELIVITGRNEALPGHPLVYATSKNFMDYFGINSPEDLPKLKEVFDETMVNATIVNEGNANPVEDLPAAEEGLPMIVGENGELVETEGEQEASDWAREISEDETLEEAATEEGVDIIIQEVEITEEEYVEDPEGEEIIGDEEENDTEEDSDEEGTEEDGEQEDDDEDVADDGGEEEQEEEDNDDDDGDDEDGEDSEEEEETDEEDDEDLDEEDEDDSEDEDGEEDDEEGSDEDEEANEEEDSAEEESDEDDLEEDDENEDEDEEDEDGDEEDTDDQEGNDDDEDPAGKTDKN; encoded by the coding sequence ATGGAAATAGGCAATCTTATACCGCATATCGAAGCGTTGATCTTCGCCAGTGAAAAACCGTTGACCTCTATGGAGATCACGGAGCTGATCAACAACGCGTTTGGGTTTATGGAAGATAAGATCGTCCTGGACCAGGTGGAAACCTCCCTGGAGGGTATCGTGGAAAAATACAGCGCCGAGTTCTACCCTTTTGAAGTACGGGAGAGCGGCGGCGGCTGGCAATTCCTTACTAAAAGAGATTACCATAAAACGGTTGCCCAGCTCAATGGCGACAAATTCCTGAAGCGCCTCTCTACGGCCGCCCTGGAAACCCTGTCCATTGTAGCCTACAAGCAGCCTGTTACCAAAGCAGAGATAGAGGCTATCCGCGGCGTGAGCAGCGATTATGCCATCCAGAAACTGCTGGAAAAAGAACTGATCGTGATCACGGGCCGCAATGAAGCCCTGCCTGGTCACCCCCTGGTATACGCCACTTCCAAGAATTTCATGGACTATTTCGGGATCAACAGCCCGGAAGACCTGCCCAAGCTGAAAGAGGTGTTTGACGAAACCATGGTCAACGCCACCATCGTGAATGAAGGCAATGCCAATCCCGTAGAAGACCTGCCCGCCGCAGAAGAAGGATTACCCATGATTGTGGGCGAGAATGGTGAACTGGTGGAAACTGAGGGGGAACAGGAAGCCAGCGACTGGGCCCGCGAGATCAGCGAAGATGAAACGCTGGAGGAAGCCGCAACGGAAGAAGGCGTGGATATCATTATCCAGGAAGTTGAAATAACAGAAGAGGAATACGTTGAAGATCCGGAAGGAGAAGAAATAATTGGGGACGAAGAAGAGAACGATACTGAAGAGGATAGTGACGAAGAGGGGACTGAAGAAGATGGGGAGCAGGAGGATGATGACGAGGACGTAGCAGACGATGGCGGGGAGGAAGAACAAGAGGAAGAAGATAATGACGATGATGATGGTGACGACGAGGATGGTGAGGATAGTGAGGAAGAGGAAGAAACAGACGAAGAAGACGATGAGGATCTTGACGAGGAAGATGAGGACGATAGTGAGGATGAGGACGGTGAAGAAGATGATGAAGAGGGATCAGACGAAGATGAAGAAGCTAACGAAGAGGAGGATAGTGCCGAAGAAGAATCAGACGAAGATGACCTTGAGGAAGATGATGAGAATGAGGACGAAGACGAGGAAGACGAAGATGGGGACGAAGAAGATACTGACGATCAGGAAGGCAACGACGACGACGAGGATCCTGCCGGAAAGACTGACAAAAACTGA
- the rpiA gene encoding ribose-5-phosphate isomerase RpiA, whose translation MLTAKDIKQQLGREAADLITAGMIVGLGTGTTAHWLIDALGQRVREGLDISAVATSAKTAGLARQYGIPLLTLNEVVRIDLTIDGADEIDPQLRLIKGGGGALLQEKMVAAASAKLLIIADESKRVTQLGTFPLPVEVVPYNWTHVQRRLEKTYHIPATLRMQDSQPFQTDHGHYIIDCAFGQIADASSLSHALNAIPGVVDNGLFLDLAKQAWIGYPDGRVEKLAK comes from the coding sequence ATGTTAACCGCAAAAGATATCAAACAACAATTAGGCCGGGAAGCGGCCGATTTAATAACAGCAGGCATGATAGTAGGATTGGGCACCGGCACTACGGCGCACTGGCTTATAGACGCGCTGGGCCAGCGGGTCCGTGAAGGGCTGGACATCAGTGCTGTAGCAACTTCTGCAAAAACGGCCGGACTGGCCAGGCAATATGGTATTCCCCTGCTGACACTGAATGAGGTAGTGCGTATTGACCTCACTATTGACGGTGCGGATGAAATTGATCCGCAGCTCCGCCTGATAAAAGGCGGCGGCGGCGCATTGCTACAGGAGAAGATGGTGGCGGCAGCATCTGCGAAATTGCTGATCATTGCCGATGAAAGCAAACGGGTAACACAATTGGGTACGTTCCCGTTACCGGTGGAAGTAGTTCCTTATAACTGGACACATGTACAGCGGCGGCTGGAGAAGACCTACCATATCCCGGCCACCCTGCGGATGCAGGACAGCCAACCCTTTCAGACCGACCATGGCCATTACATCATCGACTGCGCCTTTGGGCAGATTGCCGATGCTTCTTCGCTCAGCCATGCCCTGAACGCCATTCCGGGCGTTGTAGACAATGGTCTCTTCCTCGACCTGGCCAAACAGGCCTGGATCGGATATCCGGATGGAAGGGTAGAGAAACTGGCGAAATAA
- the lpxB gene encoding lipid-A-disaccharide synthase: MRYYMIAGEASGDLHGSNLIKALQQQDPDTSIRCWGGDLMQQAGGELVKHYRDLAFMGFIEVVSNLGTILRNLRFCKEDIRQHQPDAIILIDYPGFNLRIAEWAKQQGIKVIYYISPQVWAWKENRVKKMKQTIDKMLVILPFEKDYYRNKWQWEVEYVGHPLVEVVDSFTDATIAEAARPKARPRPKEHETADKPVIAILPGSRKQEILKKLPIMLEVTRKFPEYEFVVAEAPGQEASFYKPLLRGYPNVSSVRGQTYELLYHSSAAMVTSGTATLETALFGVPEVVCYKGSNISYQIAKRLIKVKYISLVNLIMDKLVVKELIQDDLTPRNIRAELNELLNNEERKQQVKQDYASLKQLLGEGGHASTKAAVSIVNFLRKG; the protein is encoded by the coding sequence ATGCGCTATTATATGATCGCCGGCGAAGCATCGGGCGACCTGCACGGCAGTAACCTGATCAAGGCCCTCCAGCAACAGGACCCCGATACCAGCATCCGCTGCTGGGGGGGCGACCTGATGCAGCAGGCCGGCGGTGAACTGGTGAAACATTACCGGGACCTCGCTTTCATGGGTTTTATTGAAGTGGTCAGCAACCTGGGCACCATCCTGCGCAACCTCCGCTTCTGTAAAGAAGATATCCGGCAGCACCAGCCGGATGCCATCATCCTGATAGATTATCCAGGCTTCAATCTCCGCATTGCCGAATGGGCTAAACAACAAGGGATCAAAGTAATTTATTATATCTCCCCCCAGGTATGGGCCTGGAAAGAGAACCGGGTGAAGAAGATGAAGCAGACCATCGACAAAATGCTGGTCATCCTGCCCTTCGAAAAAGACTATTACCGGAACAAATGGCAATGGGAAGTGGAATATGTTGGCCACCCGCTGGTGGAAGTGGTGGACAGCTTTACCGATGCCACCATAGCCGAAGCCGCCCGCCCCAAAGCCAGGCCCCGGCCCAAAGAGCATGAAACAGCAGACAAACCGGTGATCGCCATCCTGCCCGGCAGCCGCAAACAGGAGATCCTGAAAAAACTGCCCATCATGCTGGAAGTGACCCGCAAATTTCCCGAGTATGAATTTGTAGTAGCCGAAGCACCCGGACAGGAAGCCAGCTTCTATAAACCCCTGCTGCGCGGCTATCCCAATGTCAGCTCCGTACGCGGACAAACCTATGAGCTGCTCTACCACTCCTCCGCCGCCATGGTCACCTCCGGCACCGCCACCCTGGAAACAGCCCTCTTCGGCGTTCCCGAAGTGGTCTGCTACAAAGGCAGCAATATCTCTTACCAGATAGCTAAAAGACTTATTAAAGTAAAATATATCTCACTGGTCAACCTCATCATGGACAAACTGGTGGTGAAGGAACTGATCCAGGACGACCTGACGCCGCGCAACATTCGTGCTGAACTGAATGAGCTGCTGAATAATGAAGAACGCAAGCAACAGGTAAAGCAGGACTATGCCAGCCTGAAGCAATTATTGGGAGAAGGAGGACATGCTTCTACCAAGGCAGCTGTCAGCATTGTTAACTTCCTCCGAAAAGGATAA